From Halomicrobium salinisoli, the proteins below share one genomic window:
- a CDS encoding AI-2E family transporter translates to MVEFEFDVDWARAAWIAFGAVLVAALLVVGYAFVGTFVFGLFIYYATRRLYRRVRRRIGPPSVAAAASLLLLALPALALLTYTLVVAVSQLSAFAEGLNGASDQLQPLLDLVGPYAGEATGFPDPATVLTGIGAGTISTTLESAAGYLAVLGVGLLHLFVMLALAFYLLRDGPRFNRWLRNFTDQRGVLDQYLREVDRSLDKVFYGNILNAIITGIVGAITFSLLQYAAPTEAVAIPYPALVGLLTGVASLIPVVGMKLVYVPLAIYMAIRGVMTGEGLWFVGMFALVAFVIVDTIPDLLVRPYVSGGTLHTGALMFAYILGPLIWGWYGIFLGPMLLVLVVHFARIVAPELLSHEPIRPYAVDPGVLGPGETDGPADATGAGTAPDGSGETSPDR, encoded by the coding sequence ATGGTCGAGTTCGAGTTCGACGTCGACTGGGCGCGCGCCGCCTGGATCGCGTTCGGCGCCGTGCTGGTGGCGGCGCTGCTCGTGGTGGGCTACGCCTTCGTCGGGACGTTCGTCTTCGGCCTGTTCATCTACTACGCCACCCGGCGGCTCTACCGGCGCGTGCGTCGCCGGATCGGTCCCCCCAGCGTCGCCGCCGCGGCGTCGCTGCTCCTGCTCGCGCTGCCGGCGCTGGCGCTGCTGACGTACACGCTCGTCGTCGCCGTGAGCCAGCTCTCGGCGTTCGCGGAGGGTCTGAACGGCGCGTCTGACCAGCTCCAGCCGCTGCTGGACCTCGTGGGGCCGTACGCGGGGGAGGCGACCGGCTTCCCGGACCCCGCGACCGTGCTGACGGGCATCGGCGCCGGCACGATCTCGACGACGCTCGAGAGCGCCGCCGGCTACCTCGCCGTCCTCGGGGTCGGGCTGTTGCACCTGTTCGTGATGCTCGCGCTGGCGTTCTACCTGCTGCGGGACGGCCCGCGGTTCAACCGCTGGCTCCGCAACTTCACCGACCAGCGCGGCGTCCTCGACCAGTACCTCCGCGAGGTCGATCGGAGCCTCGACAAGGTGTTCTACGGCAACATCCTCAACGCCATCATCACGGGCATCGTCGGCGCGATCACCTTCAGCCTGCTCCAGTACGCCGCTCCCACGGAGGCCGTCGCCATTCCGTACCCGGCGCTGGTCGGGCTGCTGACCGGCGTCGCCAGCCTGATCCCCGTCGTCGGAATGAAACTCGTCTACGTCCCGCTGGCCATCTACATGGCGATCCGAGGCGTCATGACCGGCGAGGGGCTGTGGTTCGTCGGCATGTTCGCGCTGGTGGCGTTCGTCATCGTCGACACCATCCCGGACCTGCTCGTCCGGCCCTACGTCTCCGGCGGGACGCTCCACACGGGCGCGCTGATGTTCGCCTACATCCTCGGCCCGCTGATCTGGGGCTGGTACGGCATCTTCCTGGGACCGATGCTGCTGGTGCTCGTGGTCCACTTCGCGCGTATCGTCGCCCCCGAGCTGCTCTCGCACGAGCCGATCAGACCCTACGCGGTCGACCCGGGAGTGCTCGGCCCGGGCGAAACAGATGGGCCGGCGGACGCGACCGGCGCCGGAACGGCTCCCGACGGGTCGGGCGAGACCTCGCCGGACCGGTAG
- a CDS encoding PadR family transcriptional regulator translates to MYDLTGFQRDLLYVIAGREEPHGLAIKEELEDYYEKEIHHGRLYPNLDTLVEKGLVEKGQRDRRTNFYTLTRRGRREIEARREWEDQYVDAENEA, encoded by the coding sequence ATGTACGACCTGACAGGCTTCCAGCGGGACCTCCTGTACGTCATCGCGGGCCGGGAGGAACCACACGGGCTGGCGATCAAAGAAGAGCTGGAAGACTACTACGAGAAGGAAATCCACCACGGGCGCCTCTACCCCAACCTGGACACGCTCGTCGAGAAGGGGCTCGTCGAGAAGGGCCAGCGCGACCGCCGGACGAACTTCTACACGCTGACCCGTCGCGGCCGCCGTGAGATCGAGGCGCGCCGCGAGTGGGAGGACCAGTACGTCGACGCCGAGAACGAGGCCTGA
- a CDS encoding TFIIB-type zinc ribbon-containing protein: MKVRGHRECKDCGTRWSYYDTGSVVCPDCGSMHSVGVDERTRHTDAPATFDLTPVRGRIDEDPLRRVAEDAAERAAEYVRKRGFVDAGDLRPLDETFVAAALVRHVGGEFARGLQHGDAEELYFLSLLRDADGGERPPAEEVPESLWSPHGLGLAAAVEAYQRDLRTYLDDHPDEHARRLSGRVRDHRKRMEALDGDVPPRDAERLLHAVRDVGKYVAEGDESALVTADNWLEGLEND, from the coding sequence ATGAAGGTCCGCGGGCACCGCGAGTGCAAGGACTGCGGGACGCGGTGGTCCTACTACGACACGGGGAGCGTCGTCTGTCCGGACTGCGGGAGCATGCACAGCGTGGGCGTCGACGAGCGGACCCGCCACACCGACGCGCCCGCCACGTTCGACCTGACGCCGGTGCGGGGCCGCATCGACGAGGACCCGCTGCGGCGGGTCGCCGAGGACGCCGCCGAGCGGGCGGCCGAGTACGTCCGCAAGCGCGGGTTCGTCGACGCCGGCGACCTCCGGCCCCTCGACGAGACGTTCGTGGCCGCGGCGCTGGTCCGCCACGTCGGCGGCGAGTTCGCGCGCGGCCTCCAGCACGGCGACGCGGAGGAGCTGTACTTCCTGTCGCTGCTCCGCGACGCCGACGGCGGCGAGCGCCCGCCCGCCGAGGAGGTCCCCGAGTCGCTGTGGTCGCCCCACGGCCTCGGGCTGGCCGCCGCCGTCGAGGCCTACCAGCGCGACCTCCGGACGTACCTGGACGACCACCCGGACGAACACGCCCGCCGGCTGTCCGGCCGGGTCCGCGACCACCGCAAACGGATGGAGGCGCTGGACGGCGACGTGCCGCCCCGCGACGCCGAGCGGCTCCTCCACGCCGTCCGCGACGTCGGGAAGTACGTCGCCGAGGGCGACGAGAGCGCGCTCGTGACGGCGGACAACTGGCTGGAAGGGCTCGAAAACGACTGA
- a CDS encoding bifunctional methylenetetrahydrofolate dehydrogenase/methenyltetrahydrofolate cyclohydrolase — protein MTEIIDGNEVAQSIRDDLVDSIDALADAGHRPTLATVLMSDDPASETYVSMKQDDCEEVGIEALDVEIDPDAPADELFDTIDDLNADESVNGILVQMPVPDHVDDRAVLERIDPLKDVDGFHPENVGRLVAGEARFRPCTPHGVQKLLSAAGVDTEGKDAVVVGRSDIVGKPMANLLLQKADDGNATVTVCHSRTDDLAAKTGDADVVVAAAGVPEMIDGDMIAEGATVIDVGVNRVDADNEKGYELVGDVDFESAKEVAGAITPVPGGVGPMTRAMLLYNTVKATGLQHGVDVELP, from the coding sequence ATGACCGAAATCATCGACGGCAACGAGGTCGCCCAGTCGATCCGCGACGACCTCGTCGACTCGATCGACGCGCTGGCCGACGCCGGCCACCGACCGACGCTGGCGACGGTACTGATGAGCGACGACCCCGCCAGCGAGACGTACGTCTCGATGAAGCAGGACGACTGCGAGGAGGTCGGCATCGAGGCGCTGGACGTCGAAATCGACCCCGACGCGCCCGCCGACGAGCTGTTCGACACCATCGACGACCTCAACGCCGACGAGTCGGTCAACGGGATCCTCGTCCAGATGCCCGTGCCGGACCACGTCGACGACCGGGCCGTTCTGGAGCGCATCGACCCGCTGAAGGACGTCGACGGCTTCCACCCGGAGAACGTCGGCAGGCTCGTCGCCGGCGAGGCGCGCTTCCGGCCCTGCACGCCCCACGGCGTCCAGAAGCTGCTTTCCGCCGCCGGCGTCGACACCGAGGGGAAGGACGCCGTCGTCGTCGGCCGGTCTGACATCGTCGGCAAGCCGATGGCCAACCTCCTGCTCCAGAAGGCCGACGACGGCAACGCGACGGTGACGGTGTGTCACTCCCGCACCGACGACCTCGCCGCGAAGACCGGCGACGCGGACGTCGTGGTCGCCGCGGCGGGCGTCCCGGAGATGATCGACGGCGACATGATCGCCGAGGGCGCGACCGTCATCGACGTCGGCGTCAACCGCGTCGACGCCGACAACGAGAAGGGCTACGAGCTGGTCGGCGACGTCGACTTCGAGAGCGCGAAGGAAGTGGCGGGCGCCATCACGCCCGTCCCCGGCGGCGTCGGCCCGATGACCCGTGCGATGCTGCTGTACAACACGGTCAAGGCGACCGGCCTCCAGCACGGCGTCGACGTCGAGCTGCCCTGA